The region GCGGATGCATGTCTCGCTACCCACTGCCACGAAGGCGCTGCATCGTCTGCAAACCCTGGGCATCGTCCGTGAGATCACGGGGGGCAAATATGGACGGCTGTATGCTTATGACGCCTATCTCTCGCTCCTGAGCGAGGGGACGGAGCCGCTGCGGTGAGTCTGCGGAGTGCCAATTTTTGGTTATTGGAGGGATGGCGGTGCTTTTTGACCAGACGCGGGCGCAAAAAATCTGCGGGACTCGGAATGATTGACGATTGATGAACAATCGATTGCTGATTGTTGAGTTTTTTTGCGCTCACATCTGACCAAAAAGAAGGGGCACCGTGCGGTGCCCCTTCCGAGTTTCTGAGTGGTGTGTTGGCGATTATGAACCGCCTGGACGCCATTCTTCGGTGGCGAACTTGAAGGCCTGCTCCAGGCCGACGAGGTCGGTGCTGGGGCGGAGGGCTTCGAAGGCGGCGCTTTCCTTCTGGATGTCTGCGTCGCTGTAGTTCATGGCTTTGATGGAGAGGCCGATGCGGCGCTCCACTTTGTCCACCTTGATGACGCGGGCTTCGACTTCGTCGCCGACGTTGAGCTTGTCTTTCACCTTCTCGATGCGCTCCTCGCTGATCTGCGAGATGTGCACGAGGCCGTCGATGTCGTCTTCGAGCTCCACGAAGGCACCAAAGCTGGCGATCTTCGAGACGCGGCCCTTGACGACTTCGCCGACCTTGAAGCGGCCGTCGATCTCGCTCCATGGATCGGTTTCGAGCTGCTTCATGCCGAGGGAGATGCGCTGATTGGCCTTGTCGATGCCGAGAACGACGGCTTCGACTTCCTGGCCCTTCTTGAGCATTTCGGATGGGTGGTTGATCTTGCGTGTCCAGCTGAGGTCGGAGACGTGGATCATGCCGTCGATGCCCTCTTCGAGCTCGACGAAGGCGCCGTAGGCGGTGAGGTTGCGCACGGCGCGGGTCATCTTGGTGCCCACAGGGTAGCGAGCGTCGATGTCGTCCCACGGATTGGGTTCGAGCTGGCGGACGCCGAGGCTGATCTTGCGCTCGTCTTTGTTGATGCCGAGGACGACAGACTCCACGACCTGACCCACAGCCAAAACGTCGCCCGGACGAGCGATGCGCTTGGTCCAGGAGAGTTCGGAGACGTGAATGAGGCCTTCGACGCCTTCTTCCACTTCCACAAAGGCACCGTAAGCGACGAGCTTGGTGACTTTGCCGCGGACTTTGTGGCCGACGGGGTAACGGTTTTCGATGTTTTCCCAGGGGTTGTTCTGGAGCTGCTTGAGGCCGAGGGAGACGCGTTCTTTTTCGCGATTCACTTCGAGAATGATGACATTCACAGCCTGACCGATGCCGACCATCTCAGAAGGATGGTTGAGGCGGCCCCAGGACATGTCGGTGATGTGGAGAAGGCCGTCCATACCGTTGAGATCGACGAAGACGCCGAAGTCGGTGATGTTCTTGACCACGCCAGTGACCTTGTCGCCCGGATTGACGGAGTCGAGGAACTTCTGGCGCTGCTCGCTGCGCTCGGCCTCGATGACTTCGCGGCGGGAGAGGACGATGTTTTTGCGCTCGTCGTTGATTTTGACGATCTTGAATTCGTACACCTTGCCGACGTATTCGTTGAGGTCTTTCGGCGGGATGATGTCGATCTGGCTGCCGGGGAGGAAGGCCTCCACGCCGACGTTGACCATGAGGCCGCCTTTGACGACGCTCTTGACCTTGCCTTTGACGAGACCGCCGTCTTTGAAGACGTGGTAAATTTTTTCCCAATTCTGGCGGTGGGCGGCTTTCTCCTTGGAGAGAACGACCATGCCTTCGTCATTTTCGAGAAGCTCGAGCAGGACTTCGACTTCGTCGCCGACCTGGATGTCTTCGTCCTCGAATTCGTTGGAGGGGATGGCTCCTTCGGACTTGTAGCCGATGTCCACGAGGATGACCTGGGGTTTGATTTCGAGGATCCGGCCTTTGACGATGGAACCTTCGGAGAGCTCGCGGAAAGAACCTGCGATCAGGTCGGCGAGCGATGCATTAGCACTCATTGATGTGTTTTAACGGGTTGGGAGCGTTGGGTGGGTGAACCGCATGTGTGCTTCCGCTCCGGAGGCACACGGCGGGCTGTCGTCCCGCAGCACCAGAGGGTGCCCGGACAAGAGGGCCGCCATACTCGGGGTGAAGCTGTTTTTGGCAAGGAGGAAGTTCGGCCCGGAAGCGAAAGGTTTATGCTGGGGGGAGAGAAGTTTTTACAATCAGTCGCGGGCGGATGCTGTAATTGACACTTTCCGGGCGGGACCGTACGATGGCCGCCTTTCTCTATAAATAAATCCGTGACTCCGCCTTCCTCTATCCTCACGAACGATCGTGACCGTGCCGCTGCTCTCGCCTGGGGTTCTCTTTCTGTGCTCGTCGTGGCGCAGCTAGGGGTCATTTTATGGCTAGCGGCGGTGAAGGAGCCCGCGCCTGCCTCTGCAGAGGCAAAGATGGCTGTGCCGCCGCTCCCAGGGGTGCCGCAGCCGGCAGCGCCCGCAGTCGTGAATGAGCCTACGCCGCTGGCATCCGTGCCCGCTGCTCCGAGAAAGCCGGTGCCGATGCCAGGCCAGATCGAGGCTCCGCCGCCTGCTCCGGTGGAGACTCCGCAAATGGCTGCCGCACCCACTGTGTCACCGAATGCGCCGCCGCCGGTGGGCTCTTTCGGCTCCACGGCGGTCCCCACGGCGCCGAATCTGCCCGGTGGAGGGATGAAGGAGCCTGCGATCCCGAATTTCGTGGCCGCTGCGGCTGGTGCTGCCGCTGGGGGGATGTCTGGTGGGCCTACTTTACCTGGTGGGGGCATGCCGATGCCGAAGATCCCTGTGATCGATGGCTCGGGCACACAGATCGCGCCGGATTTGAATGAAAAACCAGCCCTCCCCGGCTCTGGGAAGGCTGCTCCACTGCCGATGCCGCTGGTGCCAGAGACGGGGGCGAGCATGCTGGATGCCCGGCGTGATGTGAATGGCCTACTGGCCAGTGCGAAGGAGCTGCGTGGCCTGGGCAATACGCAGGATGCCATGAATGTGCTGCGGCAGGCGGACCTAGTCTCTCCGGCGAATCCGGCGGTGATGGCTGAGATGGCAGAGATTTATGAGCAGATGGGCTTGAATCAAAAAGCCATCGACCAATGGCGGGGCATCCAGCTCCAAGGTGCCTCCAAGGCGGGTCAATACTACGATCTAGCGCAGCGGAGGCTGGGCAATGTGCCGGGGGCTGATAGCGTGGCGGTGCCGACGATCACGGGCACTCCCGTGGCCGATTCTGAAAAACGCCTGCGCCTGGGTGCCTGCCAGGTCGTGCGTGATTTTGCCATCAAAGACGGGGAGCGCTATGTGCTGCGTGTACCGATCAATCGCACGGGGAATAAGTCCATCGACCCGAACGCGATCGACCTGAAGACCTTCTTTTATCACCGCCAGGGCACAGAGGTGAAGCTGGATAACACCACCGAGCTCTCTGAGGACTGGAAGACCCAGCGAGTGGACTGGAACAGCAGCGATGTGGAGGTGGTGGACGTGATCTACACCCTGCCGCCACCCACTCCGCAGGAGGTGGCTACACGCACGCATAAGACCTACCACGGCTACATGCTGCATCTGTATTATGACAATAAGCTCCAGGATGTCGTGGCGGAGCCACGTGAGCTCCTAGAGCAGGCACAGCTCTCTCTGCCGCTGGGGACGACCAGCAGCGGCCCGAATCCACTTCTGCCTCCGAGCGGGAGATGAACTGCCCGTGCAGCCCTGCCTGCTCCCGTTTCCGATGATCCTCCTTTTTGCCGATTCCCAAGCTGAAGCACTCGAAGGCCGCGCTGCCTTCCTGCGTGATCGGCTGCCGGGATTTACGATCTCGCATGTGGCAGATCCGGTGGCTGCGGCAGCGTGGATCGCACGGGCGCAGGCTCTCGATGTGCTCGTGACGGAGGCGATTTTCGATGAGGATCACACGGGTTTCGAGCTGCGTGATGTGGCGCGGGCACGCTTCCCGCATGTGCGGGTGCTTTTCACGACGCGGTTCGATCTGAGTGAGTTCGATGAGCAAGTCGCGGGCGAATCCGTGCTGAAAGACAGCCCCTACTCGCATGAAAAACTGCTGCTGCGTGTGCAGGCACTGCTTTCTGAGCCCGTGGATGCCTCTGCACCGCAGCCCGTGATGGTGCCCGGCACCGTGCTGGGCAGCTATCAGGTGCTCGACCGGCTCTACATCGAAAATGAGGCAGAGACGTATCGTGCCATGCAGGTGAGTGTGCAGCGCCCAGTAGCGCTGGTGCTGCTGAAACCAGAGTTTCTCAATCAGCCGGAGGTGGTGGCAAAATTCCGCGAGCGTATCCGGGTGAAGGCCGGGCTGGAGTATGCGCGGATCGCGCCGTTGTTCGAGGCTGGCGAGGCGAACGGCTGGCTCTTTTACACCCGTGAGCTACCACGCGGACGCACGCTGGAGGAGCTGGAGGCAGCGGATGAGCATCTGAATGAGCGCAGGCTCGCAGAGGTGCTCCACGGCATCGCAGAGGCGATGGAGCATGCGACGACTCGCGGCTACCACCACCGTAGTCTCGCTCCGCGTGATATTTACATCGACGGGGATCACCACTCGAGCATCACCAACATCTTCCGCCAGAGCGGCACCACCCGCCGTGATGCCAAGGCGGATGTACGAGCCCTATTGCACATGCTGCGCCCCATTGCGGCGGAGGGAAAGGCGCGTGGCATGCTCACCGCGCTGGAAAACGGCCACCATGACTGGAGCGGCCTGCTGGAGACGCTGGATGACATCCGCGATGCGATGCGTGAGCACAGCATCGTGAAAAAAATCGAGGCTGAGACACTGCCCACCGTGGTGACGAGCAGTGGGGGCCGTCCGTGGTGGGTATGGCTGATTTTTGCCTCCTTGCTGGCCCTCATCGCCGGAGTCGGGGCGCTCACCAGTGGCGGCACAGGCGGGAAAAACCGCCTCATCAGCTCCAAGGCTGCCACCGTGCCCCAAGTCGAGCAATGGGCACACATCCCCGCTGGGCCCTTTGTTTACCAAGAACAGCTCCACAAGCCACTGGCCAAAGAATGCTGGATCAGCAAACATGAGGTCACTCTAGGTCAGTATGCAGAATTTCTCGCGGCACTGAAAAAGGGGCCAACAGGCCAGTACGACCACCCAGAGCAGCCGAAGACTAAAAAAGGCCACACTCCCCCGCACTGGGATGCCTACATGGCTGCGGCGGTGAATGGCACCCCCGTGCAGGGTGAGCCAGTCTCCATCCACACACCTGTGACGGAGGTGGATTGGTTCGATGCCTATGCTTACGCCAAATGGCGGGGCATGCGCCTACCGACAGAGCTGGAGTGGGAGAAGGCCGCGCGGGGCGACCAGGGCCGTGCTTACCCCTGGGGTGATGCAGATGTGCCCGGCGCGGCGAATCTGGGTGATGATTACAGCGACAAGCCTGGCGTAAAGGGCGGCACGAAGGACGGGCATAATTTTGCCGCTGCGGTGACGCGTGACACGCGTGATGTGAGCCCCTACGACGTCCGCGAAATGGCGGGCAATGTGCAGGAATGGACTGCGGGTGAGCAAAGCGAAGGCGACTGGCCGCTGCACCCAGATTACCCCGATTTACGTGTGCCCGTGGTGCGTGGTGGCCATTTTGGCATGAAAAGTAGCGATCAGGCTCCTCACCGACCGCCGCTTCCCAGACTCTGCCATGGAGGCCGTGCCAGCACGCGGATTCCGCGTCGTGCGTGACACGCCACCGTGACCTCGTGTCGAATATTCCTGATGTTGGACTGCCGTTTTCTGATTCATACTCCGCCTCAATATGCACAAGCTCCTCGCCTTTCTCCTGCTCGCTAGCTCTGCCGCCGCGCAGTACGCGACGAATCTCACGCTGCAAAAAAACAGCTTCCTGGTCAATGAGCCCGTCCTGGCCGTAGTGACGATCACAAACCGCTCTGGCGCAGATGTGATCCTCGGCGGCACTGGAGCGCGTGCGTGGATGCAGTTCACCTTCGAGGACGCTCAGGGCCGTGTGCTCGCTCCAGTGACCATCGGCTCGAAGGGGGCCATCTCGCTGAAGGCAGGCGGGACCACGCAGCACACCGTGGAGATCGAGGGGGCATCCGCCACCAGCTCGGTGGGCACTTATTATGCTCGCGGGGCCGTCTTTCATCCCCCCAGCGGCCAATATTATGAAACGAATCGTGCTCGCATCTCCGTGACAGACTCGAAGCCGATGTTTGATGAGGGATTCGGTGTGCCAAAGGGCTTCCCCTCCGCTGGCCGCGCACGCCGCTACCAGGCCATCATCTTCCGTGACATTGATAGTGTGACGCTCTACGCCCGCCTCGTGGATGATCGCACCAAAGAGAACCTGAGCACACGCCTACTCGGCCCGATCATGCACAGCATCCAGCCGCAGATGTCTGTGGATGCGAAAAACAACTTCCAGCTCCTCTTCATGGCTAGTCCTGGCATCTTCTGCCACACCACGGTGAAGCCGGATGGCAAAGTAGCCCGCCGCAGCTACTACAAAGACATCGAGGGCAGTCGCCCCACGATGGTCCTCACACGCGACGGGGCACGCATCGTCGGGGGAGAGTATTTTGACCCTGCGAAGCAGACGGATCCGAACAAAGGCATCCGTAAGTCCTCCGAGCGGCCCGACGGGCTCTGAGGCATGAAAAGAAAAAGCCGCAGCACGCTTTCGCGGGCTACGGCAGATGTTTTGGATGCTGAGGATGCCGTGATTAGACGATCTCGACGGGCTGCATGCCGAGCTTGGCGTAGTCATCAGGCTTGTAGCCGGGGATGGCGATGGGATACCAGCCGTCGGCGTTCGGTTTGACCGGGGCCTCTGTCTCTGCGGTGACGATGGCGGGCATGTGCTGCACCCTGGAGTTCAGCGCCTGATCCCAGGTGATGACCTGGCCGCTGTAGGTGGCCATACGGCCCATGATAGCGGTCATGGTGCTCTCTGCGCCGTAGTAGGCATTGTTGAGCGGCTTGTTGTTGAGAATGGCGTCCTGAAGCGTGTCATGCTCGACTTGGTAGGGGTTCGGATCGCCACCACCGGCATTGCGCTTGCCTTTACCTTTGCCCTCGCCAGCGGCGCGGTCTTCGCGTGCGGCGCGGTATTTCCAGATGGCGTTGCCTTTGTGGTCATTGGCGTAGCACTTGCCGCTGTTGTCGAGGTAGAGCTTGCCTTTGGTGCCGGTGAATTCCTCACGCACATCCGGCTTGGTGTTGCTCTGGTGACGGCACTGGCTGTTGACACGGACGCCGTTGGCATAGGTGAACTCGACGTAGTGGTGGTCATAAATCTGGCCCCATTTCTTGTCCACACGCTGCTGGCGACCGCCCATGCCGGCGGCTGTCTCTGGATGGCCACCGATGAACCAATTCGCGACGTCGATGTTATGGATGTGCTGCTCATTGATGTGATCGCCACAAAGCCAGGTGAAGTGGTACCAGTTGTTGCATTGGTACAAGAGCTCACTCATGCCGGGCTGCTTATCACGGAACCAGATGCCGCCACCGTTCCAGTAAACTTGGCCGGAGACGATGTCGCCGATGATGCCCTGGTCCTTCACCTGCTTCAGCGCATCGAGGTAGCAGTTCTGATAGCGGCGCTGGAGGCCGACGACGACTTTGAGATTCTTTTCATCGGCCACTTTGGCCATTTCGAGCACCTTGCGCACGCCGGGGCTGTCGGTAGCGACAGGCTTTTCCATGAAGACGTTTTTGCCGGCATTGATGGCGGCTTCGAAGTGGTAGGGGCGGAAACCAGGAGGCGTGGTGAGGATGACGAGGTCGCAGGTATCGAGGACTTTTTTGTAGCCTTCGACGCCGTCAAAGATGCGGTCATCGACCTGGACACGGTCTGCGTGCTTGTTGCGCAGGTTGGAGAGGGCTCCTTCCGCTTTTTCTTTGAAGGCATCGCAGATGGCGTGGAGGCGGAAGCCCTTGTTCGGAGTGGTCAGGGCCTGATCAGCGGCACCTGAGCCACGGCCGCCAGAGCCGATAAGGCCGATTTTGACTTCGTCGCTACCGGCCGCCCAGGCGGACTGAGCGACGGTGAGTGCGCTGGCAGCGCCAGCCGTGGTGGTGAGGAAATCGCGGCGTGAGGTGGCCGCAGGGGTGGATGGAGTAGTCATGGGTGGAGGGGAACGTCGTGAATGTTTGTGTTCTGTGTGCGAAAGAAGACTGATTTTAGGCTTGGAGCGCTTTCTTGATGACCTGGATGCCCTCTTCGTACACCTGCTCGGTGCTGGGGAAGAAGTCACGCCAGACGCGGGTGGCCGCGGCGAGGTCTGGCAGGGCGCTGCCGAAGGCCTCGATGGTCATCCAGCCGTCGTAGCCGATTTTTTTCAGGTGCTGGATCTGCTCGGTGATGTTGATGTGGCCACGGCCGGGGGTGCCGCGATCGTTTTCACTGATGTGGACGTGATTGAGCTTCCCAGAGGCGAAAACGGTGTCGATGGCCTTGATGGGGCATTTTTCCTCAATGTTCGCGTGGAAGGTATCATACATGGTGCCGAAGTTCGGGTGATCGACACGCTTCACGTAGCTGGCGGCCTGCTCCATGGTATTGAGCAAGTGGGACTCAAAGCGGTTCAGGGCCTCGATGGCGCATTTGACGCCAGCAGCTTGGGCGACAGGGGCGATGGCGCGATGCACCTCAGCGGCGTGATTGAGCTCCGCCTCAGTGGGGAAGGCACCAGTGAATTGGCCGAGCACTTGGTAATAAGGGCCGCAAAGGGTCTGCACGCCGGCATTGTGAGCGCATTCGAGCACGCGCTTCAGGTGGTCGATAGCGCCTTGGCGATTCGCCGCGACGGGGGAGATGGCATTGTGTGCCTCATCGGGCAGCACGGTGACAGCGGTGCATTGCAGGCCGTTGTCTTGGAGGACTTTGCCGATGCTGGAAAAGTGGGCGGGATTGCTCACATCAAAGATGGGCAGCTCGACGCCGTCGTAGCCGGCTTTCTTGAGTTTTTCGATGACGGGGTAATTAGCCTCGGTGACGTGGCCGGTATAAAGGAGGAGATTGAAGCCGATTTTCATATGTGGGGCCGGAAAGCTAGGGAGTTGAGCGCTAAATGGCAAGGAGAGAAGCGATCCCGCCGCCGCTCTGAGCTTGAAAGGGCCGTGGGCGACTCCATGATGCACCCCGCCACATGACCCTAGCCGACCTCCTCTCCCCCGACACGCTGAAACAACTCAAAGACGCCCTCCCGGTCGTGCTTTCACTCATCGTCATCGAGGGCCTACTGTCCGTGGACAATGCGCTAGCCATCGCCGCCATGGCACGGCACCTGGACGATAAAAAACGGGCTCTGGCGATGAATATCGGCTACATCGGCGCTTATGGCTTCCGCATCGTGGCGCTGCTGGTGGCCAGTTGGATCATCGCGAACCACTGGGTGATGTTCGCCGGGGCGATGTACCTCGTCTGGCTGATGTGTGCGCATTTCGTCGGTCAAAAAGGCATCGAGGAAGAAGAGGGCGAGGCTGTGAATGTGCATCACCGCACCTTCGGAGCCACGATCATGATGATCTCACTCATGGATCTGAGCCTCAGTGTGGACAATGTCGTCGCCGCCATCGCTCTGAGCCCCAAGGATCTGTGGCCCGTCTATGTCGGTGTGACCATCGGCATCATCGCCCTACGACTCATCGCAGGTGTGGCGGTGAAGATGATCGAGAAATACCCAGTCCTGGAGCACACCGCCTTCATCCTCGTCGGTTACGTGGGGCTGCTGCTGCTGGCAGAATTGCAGTTTCACCACTTTTTCGAGCACCTGACTCCCACCGAGCTGAAACTCTGGAAATTCGCCGGCATCCTCATTCTCACGGCACTCACGCTCGCCTGGTCCAAGTGGACCTGGCTGCAAAAACTGCTCCAACCGCTGCTACAGCTCATTTTGATCCCAATGAACGTCTTTGCCGCCATCGTCGGTGCGGTGCTCGTAGCGCTGACATGGCCCTTCCGCATGATTTGGAGTAAAATCCGGCCCCAAAAGGCCGCATAGCCCGTTTCTCCTACCGCTCCTCCGCCGTGAAACCCGATCCAGCCAGCCTCCCGCCCCAAGCTACGCTCGATGAGATCGGGAGCATGGCCACGATCGTGACGCAGTCGCCACCAGCCACTGCCCGCC is a window of Verrucomicrobiaceae bacterium DNA encoding:
- the rpsA gene encoding 30S ribosomal protein S1 — encoded protein: MSANASLADLIAGSFRELSEGSIVKGRILEIKPQVILVDIGYKSEGAIPSNEFEDEDIQVGDEVEVLLELLENDEGMVVLSKEKAAHRQNWEKIYHVFKDGGLVKGKVKSVVKGGLMVNVGVEAFLPGSQIDIIPPKDLNEYVGKVYEFKIVKINDERKNIVLSRREVIEAERSEQRQKFLDSVNPGDKVTGVVKNITDFGVFVDLNGMDGLLHITDMSWGRLNHPSEMVGIGQAVNVIILEVNREKERVSLGLKQLQNNPWENIENRYPVGHKVRGKVTKLVAYGAFVEVEEGVEGLIHVSELSWTKRIARPGDVLAVGQVVESVVLGINKDERKISLGVRQLEPNPWDDIDARYPVGTKMTRAVRNLTAYGAFVELEEGIDGMIHVSDLSWTRKINHPSEMLKKGQEVEAVVLGIDKANQRISLGMKQLETDPWSEIDGRFKVGEVVKGRVSKIASFGAFVELEDDIDGLVHISQISEERIEKVKDKLNVGDEVEARVIKVDKVERRIGLSIKAMNYSDADIQKESAAFEALRPSTDLVGLEQAFKFATEEWRPGGS
- a CDS encoding SUMF1/EgtB/PvdO family nonheme iron enzyme — its product is MILLFADSQAEALEGRAAFLRDRLPGFTISHVADPVAAAAWIARAQALDVLVTEAIFDEDHTGFELRDVARARFPHVRVLFTTRFDLSEFDEQVAGESVLKDSPYSHEKLLLRVQALLSEPVDASAPQPVMVPGTVLGSYQVLDRLYIENEAETYRAMQVSVQRPVALVLLKPEFLNQPEVVAKFRERIRVKAGLEYARIAPLFEAGEANGWLFYTRELPRGRTLEELEAADEHLNERRLAEVLHGIAEAMEHATTRGYHHRSLAPRDIYIDGDHHSSITNIFRQSGTTRRDAKADVRALLHMLRPIAAEGKARGMLTALENGHHDWSGLLETLDDIRDAMREHSIVKKIEAETLPTVVTSSGGRPWWVWLIFASLLALIAGVGALTSGGTGGKNRLISSKAATVPQVEQWAHIPAGPFVYQEQLHKPLAKECWISKHEVTLGQYAEFLAALKKGPTGQYDHPEQPKTKKGHTPPHWDAYMAAAVNGTPVQGEPVSIHTPVTEVDWFDAYAYAKWRGMRLPTELEWEKAARGDQGRAYPWGDADVPGAANLGDDYSDKPGVKGGTKDGHNFAAAVTRDTRDVSPYDVREMAGNVQEWTAGEQSEGDWPLHPDYPDLRVPVVRGGHFGMKSSDQAPHRPPLPRLCHGGRASTRIPRRA
- a CDS encoding Gfo/Idh/MocA family oxidoreductase, producing MTTPSTPAATSRRDFLTTTAGAASALTVAQSAWAAGSDEVKIGLIGSGGRGSGAADQALTTPNKGFRLHAICDAFKEKAEGALSNLRNKHADRVQVDDRIFDGVEGYKKVLDTCDLVILTTPPGFRPYHFEAAINAGKNVFMEKPVATDSPGVRKVLEMAKVADEKNLKVVVGLQRRYQNCYLDALKQVKDQGIIGDIVSGQVYWNGGGIWFRDKQPGMSELLYQCNNWYHFTWLCGDHINEQHIHNIDVANWFIGGHPETAAGMGGRQQRVDKKWGQIYDHHYVEFTYANGVRVNSQCRHQSNTKPDVREEFTGTKGKLYLDNSGKCYANDHKGNAIWKYRAAREDRAAGEGKGKGKRNAGGGDPNPYQVEHDTLQDAILNNKPLNNAYYGAESTMTAIMGRMATYSGQVITWDQALNSRVQHMPAIVTAETEAPVKPNADGWYPIAIPGYKPDDYAKLGMQPVEIV
- a CDS encoding sugar phosphate isomerase/epimerase, whose protein sequence is MKIGFNLLLYTGHVTEANYPVIEKLKKAGYDGVELPIFDVSNPAHFSSIGKVLQDNGLQCTAVTVLPDEAHNAISPVAANRQGAIDHLKRVLECAHNAGVQTLCGPYYQVLGQFTGAFPTEAELNHAAEVHRAIAPVAQAAGVKCAIEALNRFESHLLNTMEQAASYVKRVDHPNFGTMYDTFHANIEEKCPIKAIDTVFASGKLNHVHISENDRGTPGRGHINITEQIQHLKKIGYDGWMTIEAFGSALPDLAAATRVWRDFFPSTEQVYEEGIQVIKKALQA